Sequence from the Chitinivibrionales bacterium genome:
GCTTATCCTTTTTGACTATTTTGAAGGAAGAAACGGGAGCCGAAGTCTGGGTGAAAACGATACCCTCTCAGGCGTGCTTTCCGCTCTTACCCCCGAACATACCGATAAACTGCTGAACGACTATTCAATCGAACCCTATAGTGAGGCCCCTTGGATAAAAGGGGTTATCGGCGGCTCGGATGATCACAGCGGTCTCTTTATCGGACGGACTTATACCGAAGTTGACGCTGCAAGTCCTGAAGAATTTTTAGAGAGAATGAAAGCAAAAGAATCATCTCCCGGCGGACGGAGTAACGATTATCAGGGCTTTGCACTTATGGTTTATAAAGTGGCCTACGATTTTTCCCAGGCCCGCGGCAAAGCACTTGCATCTTCACTGTTCAGTTCAGTTAATTCGCTCATCTTTGATCAGCAGCCGCTTGGATTTAAGAACAACCTTATGCTTCAGCGGATGAAACGCTCCAAAGCAGTCAAAGACGATGCTGTTAAGAGAACGCTGCTTGAACTGATCGAACGATTCAAAAAGGTGAATGATCTTTCGGTCGAAGAAAAAATGGAGATTCTGAATGACAAGATAACCCTTATTGCCGATCATTTCTTTGAGGGGCTTCTAAAAAACCTTTCGGATCATGTAAAGCATGCCGATATTTTCGGAATTGTCAAAAGCGCTTCAAGTGCACTTCCCGGTATATTTCTGTCCCTTCCTTTTTTTACGACACTCCATGTACTCAACGATTCCCGTGAATTGCTCGACAAACTTGTTAACAAATTTGGCAGCACTCACCAGAAGAAAAAGAAAAAAATTCTGTGGTTCACCGACACCCTTACCGACCTGAATGGTGTTGCAGAAACCCTGAGAAAACTTGGCTGGCTCGCCCACGAAAGAAATCTGGAACTTGTTCTCGTAAGTTGTATACTGAAAGACGAAGACCGGAAACTTCTTCCACCAAATGTTCTGGAACTCCCCTGCATTCATACGTATACGCCATCATACTTCGATACCTATACGCTGCGCATTCCTCCTGTATTGTCATCGATTAAGATGATTTACGACCAGGCTCCCGATGAAATCTACATTTCAACACCCGGCCCGATCGGTATGCTCGGTCTGCTGTGCGCAAAGCTGCTCCATGTCCCCAGTACCAACATTTATCACACCGATTTTACCCGTTATGCAAAGCAGATTATCGGCGATGAAGCGGTGTGTAATATTGTCGAAGATTGTCTTCGATTTTTCTATTCTATGTCTGGCACAGTTTCGGTACCGACCAGACAATACATCTCCCTTCTTGAAAAACGGGGAATCCCCCGGGAAAAAATGGTCCGCTTCAAGCGGGGAATCGATCCGAATATTTTTGCCCCTTATGATGGTGCTCATCAAATTCTGGAGAATACCTGCGGGATTACCGACGGAATTACCCTTATGTATTCGGGGCGTATCAGCAAAGAAAAGAGTGTGGATTTTCTGGGTGACGTGTATGCAAAAATCGCCGAAAAACATCAAAATGTAAACCTTATCCTTGCCGGTAACGGACCCTATTTCGAAGAATTCCAGCAGAAAATGGCCCGTTTCCCCCGAGTTCACTTTGTTGGCCGGATACCACGACTGCAGTTGCCTCATCTCTATTCCGCTTCCCACTGCTTTGTTTTTCCCAGTGTTACCGATACCTTCGGAATGGTGGTTCTTGAAGCACAGGCATGCGGTTTGCCCGCCATAGTCTCCAACTTCGGCGGCCCACAGGAAATTATCCTTAACGGGAAAACCGGCTACAGCGCATCGGCAAACGATATCGATGAATGGACAGCGAAAATCGACGGCATGATTAATATGATCAATCACTATCCTGATCTGTACAAAGAAATGCGCATTAATGCACGCTGCCACGTTTTAAGCACCTATGACTGGGATCTGGTACTGCATGATATTTTTAATGGAAAATCAAGCAAAAATCTTGATTCTTCCGATATGGAAAGCTATCTTCCCTATAATGATATTGTCGCATTAGAGCAATAAAAGCAGATGGACCTATAGATTTTCCGAAAGGCTTTTGTGGAACCCCGGCAGGATTTCAAGCTGTACATTATCGATGCCAATGCTCCGCTGTTCAATACGCGGTTTTCAAAAAACAGAACTGTCAACTGGTCAAAAGCCCCTTTCGAACATCTCGAAAGGGGCGGCACTATTGATAAATCTGTTTCAACACGTGTTCTCCAGGAATACAAAAACTATGTCGAACAGGTTGCATTACTGGGCTACAATGCCATTTCCCTCGATGATGTCGCGCATTTAGTTTCGATCGATTTTTATCCACAAAAACTTAGAAATACAATTTCAGATTATAAAGCGTTCTATTCCAAATTTTTTGACATCGCATCCCGGCTGAATCTGAAAATATTTCTCACCACCGATATTATGTTCTATAACAACTATATCGATACATATACACGCAACAAAGATTCACATAATATCCACCTGCTTTCAATTGCACTCAAACGGCTATTCAAGGAATTCCCTCAAGTTAATGGCGTGATTTTCCGGATAGGAGAATCGGACGGTATCGATGTCCACGGGGAATTCAACAGCAGACTCATTATAAAAAGACCTGCGCAGGCAAGACGATATATTCAATCGCTTCTGCCTGTTTTTGAGAGTTATAACCGCCTTCTGATTTTCAGAACCTGGACTCTCGGCGCCTATCCGATTGGGGATTTGATGTGGAATCCTGATACCTACCATGCGGTTTTTGATAAGATCACCAGCAAAAATTTTGTCATTTCTCTTAAATACGGCGACACGGACTTTCATCGTCATTTGCACCTCAGCCCGCTATTTTTTGAGAGTTCCCATAAGAAGATAATCGAACTTCAAACCCGAAGAGAATATGAAGGATTTGGGGAATTCCCATCCTTTGTAGGCTTCGACTACGAAAAATATTATTCTCAACTTTCTTCATGCAACAGCTTGATTGGTATTTACGCCTGGTGCCAAACCGGCGGCTGGTCCCGATTTACCCGGCTGAGTTTCCAGAATAAATCTTCACTCTGGAATGAACTCAATACAAACGCCGCGATTGATATATTCCGTTGTGGAAAAAGTGCCGAAAAGGCGGTTGAAGACTTTGCTTCCCGGTATTTTCCCGACAACGATCCTTCACTGCTCCTTCGACTCGTAAAACTATCGGACATCGTAGTTAAGGATCTCTGGTATCTGCCCGAATATTCCCGCCGGACCCTGTATTTCAGACGGATCAGAATCCCGCCCCTTTTCTGGGTTTTCTGGGATACAATTATAATCAATCATTTTGTAAGAAAAATCCTTCGGCGGTTCGTGCATAATCGTGATGAAGCCATTAAGGAAGGGTATCGGGCATTATACAAAATCAAGGAAATTAGACGTCTGGGCATGCAACTCGGTATGGATGAACAAATGTTCGATTTTTATTTTGATACCTTTGAAATACTCGCTTTAGCCCGTGAATATTTTCTCGGCCCATGGTCGCCCGGCCTGAACATTAAAATTGAAAAAATAATCGAACACTATGAACGGAAATATCCTTCCGGATTTAAAATCGAAAAGGATTTTTCTCCTTTAACTATTCGAAGTTTCATTATCAAAGCTGTTTTCAGAATGTGTCTGAGACCCCATGCGCACTACCGCCCAATCGACAAATTTTTTCTCATAAAATTTACCGGCTGGTTTTATCCGCTTATCAAGAATATTCAACATCACCGCTTTCCCGAATTTGCCGATAAACAGGCCATGGGGACCCAGGTACTGTTTAAGTAAAAAATAACGTAACGACTCAGGTCCCTCTGGAAGTTTTCTGCCGTCATTCCTAACTTAATTATAACAATGCTTGAATGCTATGCTAAATTAAATGTACAATATTACCTAGAATTACCAGGGAGGATTATGAACCGCATTATTATGAGATTCACCGTGCTGGCAATACTGAGCAGCACCCTTCTCATGTGCTCGCATATAAATCAGTCCAAAACCACTATGATTCCTGAGACAAAGAATCATCTGGCCCATCACCAGATAAAAACGTTTACCTGTGTGGCATCACATATAACAGGTCTGAATCTTGGAGAAAATGCCAATACAGCGGGAGAATTATTAAAAAAGCAGCTTCAGAACAGCAAAACCTATCGCACCTATGAGCGACAAGAAATAATCAGGGATATCAAATGGACAGTTCAAACGCTCGATGAGGTTGCTCAACGACGGTATAAGCAGGAATTTTCATCATGTAACGAAATGATGAAAAAAGAAATACTAACTCAGTTCGGACTGGGATATCTCAGTGACAGAGGTAAAAATTCAGAAACTGTCTATAATTATCTTGAAATATTTCTATCCGACATCCAGACTCCCCTGCAGGTACGAAGTGAATAAGTTTTTACTCACCTACAGCGGAAGAATTGGAATGAAGCGTAGAAAGATACTGCTTTTCTTTTTCCAGCCGCTCGATTTTTGCCTGCAATAATTTTACATTACCGACCGAAAAATGTGATTTCTGCAGGTGCGACATATCTCGCTCTTTGGATGCTATCTCATTATCGAAATCGAGGATAATTTGTTTGATATTTCGGTTTTTCATTGTCAGATTTTTAAACAGATAAACCATAATAAAAACGGTCAAATAATATACAAGTATAATACTATGCTTTTGTGAGTTTTTTGTTAGTTTTATGTTTTTTCAGGATTAGCGCCTCATTTTTTCCCCGGTACTATTCTCCTAAATCATTCTCAAGATTCAGATAGAGTTGTTTGCTTGAAGGAACATAGAGGGATGAAACAGTCCGTGATGACCATATTTGTTTCAGCACATCGGTAAAAAGCTGATTTTTCATGATTTCCGGATTTTTCCGGTACGATGGAAGGAGTTTATTGAATCGTTCGGCTGATGCTCTGGACTCTTCTATTGTTGCTGTTTTCCAGGTACGTGCTTCATCGAGCTGCTGCGCAACCGTTCCTCCGATAGCCCCCGACAACATCAGCTCTTCCACAGAAGAATATGCTCTCTTTTCCAGTTCCTGATTCCCACTCTCAGCCGCTTGTTCAAATTCAGTAACTTCTTCAAGAACCACTTCCCAGTCTTCCCCGGCGATTTCACTGAGCGTTGAAACACGATATCGTATCGCTTTTTCAATATTCAACGCCTTTTCACTCTCCGATTCATTAACCGCCTGAAAATCTTTCACCAGGGTGCGTGGGACCGAATATCTGCTCGATGAAACATTCGTAACCCGTATCCCTGCCTGCAAATTGTTCAGCTTTTTCTGTATCCGCTCTGTTATCGCATCATTGTCTATTTTGCCGGCCACAAAATCGGAAACAGTTGTTTGTGCAACAACAGATAAAATCGCTTCCTGGGCAATGGTTCTTATGATTGAACCGGCATTTTCGAGTGTCCCCATGTTTTTCAAAAAGCTCAGAATCCGCTTTTCCTGCGGAATGTTACGGGGAGAAGAATCCACCTGATAATACACGATCCATATACCTTGTACAACATTTTTATCGGCGGTAATCAGAAAACCGTCTTCACCGGGACGTAAAAACTCAGATACGGCCCTGTTGTCATTTTCAAAGCTGTCCGGATTGGTCGACTCATTTTCTATCCAGAATGCCTTGTTAATAATGCAGCTCTGGATCGTTGTTGGAATTTGAATGATATTATCGATTGGCTGAGGAAACGCAAAGTAAGGTCCACCTGGATGAAGTACCGGATTTCCGTTTTCCGGAATCTTTCCCGATCTGGTATGAACGGCAACAAAACCTTCAGGCACCCACGAAACATTGCTCAGAACAAATGCAATGCCAAGAACGACAATCAGGATTTTTAAAATATTAAAACCGGTCTTCAGCGCCGTGGACAAATGGGCAATAGTATCCTGAGATCCCTCCATCGAAACATCCCTTTCCGTCTCAGATGAAGATCCCGAACCGGTCTCCCTCTTGTTGCAAACCTTTTCTTCCGTCTTTTTATTTTTCATAATTTCAGAATTTCAAGGTTCGACGTTACTTTTCCATCTCTTTAAGCAGATCAAATGGTTCTGTATCGGTATCCAGGATAAAGGTAGTGTTTTTTGAAAGGCTTTTTTCCAGGGCCTCGAGTTTACGCAGAAAAATAGCGAAGTTTTTGT
This genomic interval carries:
- a CDS encoding glycosyltransferase; the protein is MAKADLHVHSTYSAHPSTWFLQRLGTRESYVTPEAVYERAIEQGMDFVTITDHNAIEGSLLLKEKYPDRIIPGVEFTTYFPEDGAKIHLLVYGCTEKQFNEINEIRSNIYDFRDYIKKNDLVHAVAHLSFSVNRRLSLEHIDKLLILFDYFEGRNGSRSLGENDTLSGVLSALTPEHTDKLLNDYSIEPYSEAPWIKGVIGGSDDHSGLFIGRTYTEVDAASPEEFLERMKAKESSPGGRSNDYQGFALMVYKVAYDFSQARGKALASSLFSSVNSLIFDQQPLGFKNNLMLQRMKRSKAVKDDAVKRTLLELIERFKKVNDLSVEEKMEILNDKITLIADHFFEGLLKNLSDHVKHADIFGIVKSASSALPGIFLSLPFFTTLHVLNDSRELLDKLVNKFGSTHQKKKKKILWFTDTLTDLNGVAETLRKLGWLAHERNLELVLVSCILKDEDRKLLPPNVLELPCIHTYTPSYFDTYTLRIPPVLSSIKMIYDQAPDEIYISTPGPIGMLGLLCAKLLHVPSTNIYHTDFTRYAKQIIGDEAVCNIVEDCLRFFYSMSGTVSVPTRQYISLLEKRGIPREKMVRFKRGIDPNIFAPYDGAHQILENTCGITDGITLMYSGRISKEKSVDFLGDVYAKIAEKHQNVNLILAGNGPYFEEFQQKMARFPRVHFVGRIPRLQLPHLYSASHCFVFPSVTDTFGMVVLEAQACGLPAIVSNFGGPQEIILNGKTGYSASANDIDEWTAKIDGMINMINHYPDLYKEMRINARCHVLSTYDWDLVLHDIFNGKSSKNLDSSDMESYLPYNDIVALEQ
- a CDS encoding glycosyl hydrolase family 67 yields the protein MEPRQDFKLYIIDANAPLFNTRFSKNRTVNWSKAPFEHLERGGTIDKSVSTRVLQEYKNYVEQVALLGYNAISLDDVAHLVSIDFYPQKLRNTISDYKAFYSKFFDIASRLNLKIFLTTDIMFYNNYIDTYTRNKDSHNIHLLSIALKRLFKEFPQVNGVIFRIGESDGIDVHGEFNSRLIIKRPAQARRYIQSLLPVFESYNRLLIFRTWTLGAYPIGDLMWNPDTYHAVFDKITSKNFVISLKYGDTDFHRHLHLSPLFFESSHKKIIELQTRREYEGFGEFPSFVGFDYEKYYSQLSSCNSLIGIYAWCQTGGWSRFTRLSFQNKSSLWNELNTNAAIDIFRCGKSAEKAVEDFASRYFPDNDPSLLLRLVKLSDIVVKDLWYLPEYSRRTLYFRRIRIPPLFWVFWDTIIINHFVRKILRRFVHNRDEAIKEGYRALYKIKEIRRLGMQLGMDEQMFDFYFDTFEILALAREYFLGPWSPGLNIKIEKIIEHYERKYPSGFKIEKDFSPLTIRSFIIKAVFRMCLRPHAHYRPIDKFFLIKFTGWFYPLIKNIQHHRFPEFADKQAMGTQVLFK